In a genomic window of Rhododendron vialii isolate Sample 1 chromosome 12a, ASM3025357v1:
- the LOC131311752 gene encoding uncharacterized protein LOC131311752: MTDGTISFVEGLGNKAMDSNEMRRKQKGLGVPVIKEPLTMEILPVTGNSLAAMETLPQNPNLSDPQNNFGIHSPNHNQFRATRVQATQFHPVPLDLETPKLNSSGGLNLESPQRGTVPPPSPAEFGEFSPKSLKNQSSSRKLQQVFEAELVREAVERAINLLDNNPGFKHQHGKVDHLTADVVQMLSHHGS, encoded by the exons ATGACTGACGGCACCATCTCCTTCGTGGAGGGTCTGGGCAACAAAGCCATGGATTCGAATGAAATGCGTCGGAAACAAAAGGGACTTGGTGTTCCCGTAATCAAAGAACCACTTACCATGGAAATCCTTCCAGTCACAGGTAACTCCTTGGCTGCTATGGAAACTCTTccacaaaaccctaatctcTCAGATCCCCAAAATAATTTTGGGATACACAGCCCCAACCACAACCAGTTCAGAGCGACTCGCGTACAAGCAACACAGTTCCATCCAGTCCCATTGGACTTGGAAACCCCAAAGTTGAACAGTTCTGGCGGGCTCAACCTAGAATCCCCTCAACGAGGTACCGTTCCTCCTCCATCTCCAGCCGAGTTCGGGGAGTTTAGTCCTAAGTCACTCAAAAATCAGAGTTCATCTCGAAAATTACAGCAAGTTTTCGAAGCAGAATTAGTGAGGGAAGCTGTGGAACGAGCAATCAATCTTCTTGACAATAACCCTGGGTTCAAGCATCAACACGGGAAG GTTGATCACTTGACTGCTGATGTGGTTCAAATGTTGTCTCACCATGGTTCATAG